Proteins encoded within one genomic window of uncultured Sphingopyxis sp.:
- a CDS encoding PaaI family thioesterase: protein MDFTALMPLAGTLGVTIHEGSKERVAGKLPVRPEICTAGSIVHGGAIMAFADCLGAVGAFLTLPEGASGTTTIESKTNFLGAGQVGSVLVGEATPVKVGKRLSVWQTRIRTEEGAEVALVTQTQMVLWPA from the coding sequence ATGGATTTCACCGCCTTGATGCCACTCGCGGGAACGCTGGGCGTCACCATTCACGAAGGCAGCAAGGAGCGCGTCGCCGGCAAGCTTCCCGTGCGGCCCGAAATCTGCACCGCGGGCAGTATCGTCCATGGCGGCGCGATCATGGCCTTCGCCGATTGCTTGGGCGCCGTGGGCGCTTTCCTGACGCTGCCCGAGGGCGCGAGCGGCACGACGACGATCGAGAGCAAGACCAACTTCCTCGGCGCCGGTCAGGTCGGCTCGGTGCTCGTCGGCGAAGCGACTCCGGTGAAGGTCGGCAAGCGCCTGTCGGTCTGGCAAACGCGCATCCGCACCGAGGAGGGCGCCGAAGTCGCGCTCGTCACCCAGACCCAGATGGTACTTTGGCCGGCCTGA
- the leuB gene encoding 3-isopropylmalate dehydrogenase, with product MAEAEKTLAALALPVTLDRALVGGAAYEATGHPLPPETLAKAKAADAILFGAVGDPRFDTVERHLRPEQAILGLRAELGLFANLRPAKLFAGLEDSSALRPEVASAIDLLIVRELNGDVYFGEKGMRTTTDGQREGYDVMSYSESEVRRIAHVAFRAAQGRAKRLCSVDKANVLETSQLWRDVVIEVAKGYPDVALSHMYVDNAAMQLVRNPGQFDVVVTGNLFGDILSDQASMCVGSIGLLASASLSDGKLGLYEPIHGSAPDIAGKGVANPLAMILSLAMLLRHSGGDEASAMRIEAAVAKVLADGARGADLGGNMGTAALGDAVVEALNG from the coding sequence ATGGCGGAGGCCGAGAAGACCCTGGCCGCGCTCGCGCTTCCCGTGACGCTCGACCGCGCGCTCGTCGGCGGCGCGGCATATGAAGCAACCGGGCACCCGCTGCCGCCCGAAACGCTCGCGAAGGCGAAAGCGGCCGACGCCATCCTCTTCGGCGCGGTCGGTGATCCGCGCTTCGACACGGTGGAGCGCCATCTGCGTCCCGAACAGGCGATCCTCGGCCTGCGCGCCGAACTCGGCCTGTTCGCCAATCTGCGCCCGGCGAAGCTGTTCGCGGGGCTGGAAGACAGCTCGGCGCTGCGTCCCGAGGTCGCGTCGGCGATCGACCTGCTGATCGTCCGCGAACTCAACGGCGACGTCTATTTCGGCGAAAAGGGCATGCGCACGACCACTGATGGGCAACGCGAAGGCTATGATGTCATGTCGTACAGCGAAAGCGAAGTGCGGCGTATCGCGCATGTCGCCTTTCGCGCCGCGCAGGGGCGGGCGAAACGCCTCTGCTCGGTCGACAAGGCGAATGTGCTCGAAACCTCGCAGCTGTGGCGCGACGTGGTGATCGAGGTCGCGAAGGGCTATCCCGACGTCGCGCTCAGCCATATGTATGTCGACAATGCCGCGATGCAGCTGGTGCGCAACCCGGGGCAGTTCGATGTCGTCGTCACCGGCAACCTCTTCGGCGACATCTTGTCCGATCAGGCGTCGATGTGCGTCGGCTCGATCGGGCTGCTCGCATCGGCGTCGCTGAGCGACGGCAAGCTCGGGCTGTACGAGCCCATCCACGGCAGCGCGCCCGACATCGCGGGCAAGGGCGTCGCCAACCCGCTCGCGATGATCCTGTCGCTCGCGATGCTGCTGCGCCATTCGGGCGGCGACGAGGCGAGCGCGATGCGGATCGAGGCGGCGGTGGCGAAAGTGCTGGCGGACGGCGCGCGCGGTGCGGATCTGGGGGGCAATATGGGAACGGCGGCGTTGGGCGATGCGGTCGTCGAAGCTTTGAACGGATAA
- the recO gene encoding DNA repair protein RecO, producing MAGLTASAIVCAVRAHGEHGAILRALTHEAGLVAGYVRGGRSRRLRPILMPGNLVALELRARTEEQLGGATVELLESRAPLLAEPLAAAAIDWATSLTAATLPENQPYPALYAALSAVLDAIGVAASARQWAAALARYELLLLAELGFGLNLEECVVTGSPDDLAFVSPKSGAAVGADAAAGYEERLFRLPPFLRGRDAGPPMGDVLDGLRITGHFIDRDLLDGRNRDLLGSRERLIDRLKRAVA from the coding sequence TTGGCCGGCCTGACGGCATCGGCGATCGTCTGCGCGGTGCGCGCGCATGGCGAGCATGGCGCGATCCTGCGCGCGTTGACGCACGAAGCCGGGCTGGTCGCGGGCTATGTGCGCGGCGGGCGTTCGCGGCGGCTGCGCCCGATCCTGATGCCGGGCAATCTGGTGGCGCTCGAACTACGCGCGCGAACCGAAGAGCAATTGGGCGGCGCGACGGTCGAGCTGCTGGAAAGCCGCGCACCGTTGCTTGCCGAGCCGCTCGCGGCCGCCGCGATCGACTGGGCGACGAGCCTTACCGCCGCGACGCTTCCCGAAAACCAGCCCTATCCGGCGCTCTATGCGGCGCTGTCGGCGGTTCTCGACGCGATCGGCGTCGCGGCGTCGGCGCGCCAATGGGCTGCGGCGCTGGCGCGCTATGAACTGCTGCTTCTCGCCGAGCTGGGCTTTGGGCTGAACCTGGAGGAATGCGTCGTAACGGGCTCGCCGGACGATCTCGCCTTCGTCAGCCCCAAGTCGGGCGCGGCGGTAGGCGCCGACGCGGCGGCGGGTTATGAAGAGCGCCTGTTCCGCCTGCCGCCTTTCCTGCGGGGGCGGGACGCAGGTCCGCCGATGGGCGATGTGCTCGATGGTCTCCGCATCACCGGACATTTTATCGACCGCGACCTCCTCGACGGCCGCAACCGCGACTTGCTGGGGTCAAGGGAAAGATTGATCGACCGGCTCAAGAGGGCGGTTGCGTGA
- a CDS encoding SDR family NAD(P)-dependent oxidoreductase, translating into MNLRGKLALVTGGSDGIGREIALQLQGAGADVIVTGRSAEKLRAMAGLGFGTIAGDLSMPAGIDAVIEGVAGKPLALLVNNAGVGSEYALDRPETLDDAAHCIRTNLDAPIALCTRLLPLLRAQPEAVIVNVTSGLAIAPRAGGPVYCATKAGLRSYTQAIRHVLKHSHVRVIEALPPVVETNMTAGRAGRKMNAHDCAAEIVRGIRTGKSEVNAGMVKLLQLVHSMSPALARRIMIRF; encoded by the coding sequence ATGAACTTACGAGGAAAGCTCGCACTAGTCACTGGCGGCAGTGACGGCATCGGGCGCGAGATCGCGCTGCAATTGCAGGGCGCGGGCGCCGACGTCATCGTCACGGGCCGGTCGGCGGAGAAACTGCGGGCGATGGCGGGGCTCGGATTCGGAACGATCGCGGGCGATCTTTCGATGCCGGCGGGCATCGACGCGGTCATTGAGGGCGTGGCGGGCAAGCCGCTCGCGCTGCTCGTCAACAATGCGGGCGTCGGCAGCGAATATGCGCTGGACCGACCCGAAACGCTCGACGATGCGGCGCATTGCATCCGCACCAATCTCGACGCGCCAATCGCGCTTTGCACCCGGCTGTTACCGCTGCTTCGCGCGCAGCCCGAAGCCGTGATCGTCAACGTCACGTCGGGCCTAGCGATCGCCCCGCGCGCGGGCGGGCCGGTCTATTGCGCGACCAAGGCGGGGTTGCGCAGCTATACGCAGGCGATCCGCCATGTGCTGAAGCACAGCCATGTCCGCGTGATCGAGGCGCTGCCGCCGGTAGTCGAAACCAATATGACCGCGGGCCGCGCGGGCCGGAAGATGAACGCGCACGACTGCGCCGCCGAGATCGTCCGCGGCATCCGCACCGGCAAAAGCGAGGTGAATGCCGGGATGGTGAAGCTGCTCCAGCTGGTTCACAGCATGTCGCCCGCGCTCGCGCGGCGGATCATGATCCGGTTTTGA
- a CDS encoding zinc-binding dehydrogenase, whose amino-acid sequence MTDLPETNLTMLTLVKPEGQLEVSLERRPMPVPKSHEVLVKVLAAPINPSDLGLLFGGADMTTARASTRDGLPVITADVPPAGMRAMGGRIGDALAIGNEGCGTVVAAGDSPEAQALLGKTVALLGGEMYAEYRCLPVQMVMPLPDGTDPADGASCFVNPLTSLAFTETMRMENHSAIVHTAAASNLGQMLVKICAKDGIPLVNIVRSDAQVEILKGIGAKYIVNSSADDFMDRLVDAIAETGATLGFDATGGGKLAGQILTAMEAAAVRKMTAYSRYGSDTFKQVYIYGALDLSPTTFSARSFGLTWALGGFLLTPFMAKAGVDVVSRMRQRVVDELTTTFKSHYSHEVSLTEALNLDTAQAYNAKRTGEKYLIRPHG is encoded by the coding sequence GCGCCGTCCGATGCCGGTGCCGAAGTCGCACGAAGTGCTGGTCAAGGTGCTCGCTGCACCGATCAACCCGTCGGACCTCGGCCTGTTGTTCGGCGGCGCCGACATGACGACGGCGCGCGCTTCGACGCGTGACGGCCTGCCCGTCATCACCGCCGACGTGCCGCCCGCGGGGATGCGCGCGATGGGCGGGCGCATCGGCGATGCGCTCGCGATCGGCAACGAAGGCTGCGGCACCGTGGTCGCGGCGGGCGATTCGCCCGAGGCGCAGGCGCTGCTCGGCAAGACCGTCGCGCTGCTCGGCGGTGAGATGTACGCCGAATATCGCTGCCTGCCCGTCCAGATGGTGATGCCGCTGCCCGACGGCACCGATCCCGCCGACGGCGCCTCCTGCTTCGTCAATCCGCTGACCAGCCTTGCTTTCACCGAAACGATGCGGATGGAGAATCACAGCGCGATCGTCCACACCGCCGCCGCGTCGAACCTCGGCCAGATGCTCGTGAAAATCTGCGCGAAGGACGGCATTCCGCTCGTCAACATCGTGCGCAGCGACGCGCAGGTCGAGATTTTGAAAGGAATCGGCGCGAAATATATCGTCAACAGCAGCGCCGATGATTTCATGGATCGGCTGGTCGATGCGATCGCCGAAACCGGCGCGACGCTCGGTTTCGACGCGACCGGCGGCGGCAAGCTCGCGGGCCAGATCCTGACCGCGATGGAAGCGGCAGCGGTGCGCAAGATGACGGCCTACAGCCGCTATGGTTCCGACACCTTCAAGCAGGTCTATATCTATGGCGCGCTCGACCTGTCGCCGACGACCTTCTCGGCGCGCAGCTTCGGCCTGACCTGGGCGCTCGGCGGCTTCCTGCTGACGCCCTTCATGGCGAAGGCCGGGGTGGACGTCGTGAGCCGGATGCGCCAGCGCGTCGTCGACGAACTGACGACGACGTTCAAGAGCCACTATAGCCATGAAGTGTCGCTGACGGAGGCACTGAACCTCGACACGGCGCAGGCCTATAACGCGAAGCGCACGGGCGAGAAATATCTGATCAGGCCGCACGGCTGA
- the uvrC gene encoding excinuclease ABC subunit UvrC: MARPNAPDRFNEEKATYVIRGGDGEGDQPDLERGAEAIRSVVRKLPARPGVYRMLDARGDVLYVGKARALKNRVTNYTQVARLPQRLQRMVAQTRAMEIVTTVSEAEALLLEAQLIKRYRPPYNVLLRDDKSFPFILLRADHDFPRVQKHRGARRAKGRYYGPFASAGSVNQTLNALQKTFLLRSCTDSFFANRSRPCLLYQIRRCSAPCVDRISKEDYAGLVSDAQDFLEGRSTAVQKRLGDAMTRAAEAMDYEQAAVLRDRLKALTFIQGSQSVHADGLGDADVFALAAKGGQLCIAGFFIRGGQNWGHRSFFPAHVAGVPESEVMASFLMQFYEGVPPPKTILVDREPAECALLAEALGESANRRVEISVPQRGNRRRLLEQAVRNAGEELDRRLAESSSQAKLGRELAELFDLDAPPQRIEIYDNSHIQGTNALGAMVVAGPEGWIKGAYRKFNIKRAETQPGDDFAMMREVFQRRFARAIEEDPERTKGEWPDLVLIDGGKGQVSAVSAVFAELGIDDLPYVGVAKGPDRNAGRETFYLPDGREFTLPTNNAVLFYIQRLRDEAHRFAIGAHRQKRAKAMGSSPLDEVPGIGPARKKALLMHFGTARAVRGASLEDLQKAPGVSAAVAQAVHDFYHAGR; the protein is encoded by the coding sequence ATGGCCCGCCCGAATGCTCCCGACCGATTCAACGAAGAAAAAGCGACCTATGTGATCCGCGGCGGCGACGGGGAGGGGGACCAGCCCGACCTCGAACGCGGCGCAGAGGCGATCCGCAGCGTCGTGCGTAAATTGCCGGCGCGTCCGGGCGTCTACCGCATGCTCGATGCCCGCGGCGACGTGCTCTATGTGGGGAAGGCGCGCGCGCTCAAGAACCGCGTCACCAATTACACTCAGGTCGCGCGCCTGCCGCAGCGGCTCCAGCGCATGGTCGCGCAGACGCGCGCGATGGAGATCGTCACGACGGTGAGCGAGGCCGAGGCGCTGCTCCTCGAAGCCCAGCTGATCAAACGGTACCGCCCGCCCTACAATGTGCTGCTGCGCGACGACAAAAGCTTCCCCTTCATTCTGCTGCGCGCCGACCATGATTTCCCGCGCGTGCAAAAGCACCGCGGCGCGCGGCGCGCGAAGGGGCGTTATTATGGGCCCTTCGCCAGCGCCGGATCGGTGAACCAGACGCTCAACGCGCTGCAGAAGACCTTCCTGCTCAGAAGCTGCACCGACAGCTTCTTCGCCAACCGCTCGCGCCCGTGCCTGCTCTATCAAATCCGGCGGTGCAGCGCGCCGTGCGTCGACCGCATCTCCAAGGAAGATTATGCCGGGCTGGTCAGCGACGCGCAGGACTTCCTCGAAGGCCGCTCGACCGCAGTGCAGAAGCGGCTGGGCGACGCGATGACGCGCGCCGCCGAGGCGATGGACTATGAGCAGGCGGCGGTGCTCCGCGACCGGCTGAAGGCGCTGACCTTCATCCAGGGCAGCCAGTCAGTCCACGCCGACGGTCTCGGCGACGCCGATGTGTTCGCGCTCGCGGCGAAGGGCGGGCAGCTGTGCATCGCGGGCTTCTTCATCCGCGGCGGCCAGAATTGGGGGCATCGCAGCTTCTTTCCCGCGCATGTCGCCGGCGTGCCCGAGAGCGAGGTGATGGCGAGCTTCCTGATGCAATTCTACGAAGGCGTGCCGCCGCCGAAGACGATCCTCGTCGACCGCGAGCCTGCCGAATGCGCGCTGCTCGCCGAGGCCCTGGGCGAGAGCGCGAACCGCAGGGTCGAAATCAGCGTGCCGCAACGCGGCAACCGCCGCCGCCTGCTCGAACAGGCGGTGCGCAACGCGGGCGAGGAACTCGACCGGCGGCTCGCGGAGAGCAGCAGCCAGGCGAAGCTCGGGCGCGAATTGGCCGAGCTGTTCGACCTCGACGCGCCGCCGCAGCGCATCGAAATCTACGACAACAGCCATATCCAGGGCACCAACGCGCTCGGCGCGATGGTCGTCGCGGGGCCCGAGGGCTGGATCAAGGGCGCCTATCGCAAGTTCAACATCAAGCGCGCCGAGACGCAGCCAGGCGATGATTTCGCGATGATGCGCGAAGTGTTCCAGCGCCGCTTCGCACGCGCGATCGAGGAGGACCCCGAGCGGACGAAGGGCGAATGGCCCGACTTGGTGCTGATCGACGGCGGCAAGGGGCAGGTGTCGGCCGTGTCGGCGGTGTTCGCCGAGCTCGGGATCGACGATCTTCCTTATGTGGGCGTCGCCAAGGGGCCGGACCGCAACGCCGGGCGCGAGACCTTCTACCTGCCCGACGGGCGCGAATTCACGCTGCCGACGAACAATGCGGTGCTCTTCTATATTCAGCGATTGCGCGACGAGGCGCACCGCTTCGCGATCGGCGCGCACCGGCAGAAACGCGCGAAGGCGATGGGCAGCTCGCCGCTCGACGAGGTGCCGGGCATCGGCCCCGCGCGCAAGAAAGCGCTGCTGATGCACTTCGGCACCGCCCGCGCGGTGCGCGGCGCGAGCCTCGAGGATCTGCAAAAGGCGCCAGGCGTCAGCGCCGCGGTCGCGCAGGCGGTGCATGATTTCTACCATGCGGGGAGGTGA
- a CDS encoding aminotransferase class I/II-fold pyridoxal phosphate-dependent enzyme, translated as MKKTTGFDRSRTKNWHPATQAVRGGTWRSEHGETSEALFLTSGYTYESAEEVAARFSGDEQGMTYSRLQNPTVAMLEERIALMEGAEACRVQASGMAAMTTALLCQLSAGDHIVAAKAAFGSCRWLVDHLCPRFGIEATVVDGRDNDAWERAIRPNTKVFFFETPANPTMDIVDMKHVCGLAKAHGITSVVDNAFATAVLQRPMDFGADVVAYSATKLMEGQGRVLAGAVCGTEKFINDVLLPFQRNTGPNLSPFNAWVVLKGLETLDLRARRQSENALAVGKAIESRVARMLHPGLPSHPQHDLAKSQMEDCGPIFAFELAGGSDQAMAFLNALELVDISNNIGDSRSLCCHPWTTTHYGVSPEVRLEMGVGEGLLRINIGLEDPRDVIADLDQALTRVGL; from the coding sequence ATGAAGAAAACCACGGGTTTCGATCGCAGCAGGACGAAGAACTGGCATCCCGCGACGCAGGCGGTGCGCGGCGGCACCTGGCGCAGCGAGCATGGCGAGACGTCGGAAGCCCTCTTCCTGACCTCGGGCTATACCTATGAGAGTGCCGAGGAAGTCGCAGCGCGCTTTTCCGGCGACGAGCAGGGCATGACCTATTCGCGGTTGCAAAACCCGACCGTCGCGATGCTCGAAGAGCGGATCGCGCTGATGGAAGGGGCCGAGGCGTGCCGCGTGCAGGCGTCGGGCATGGCGGCGATGACCACCGCGCTGCTGTGCCAATTGTCCGCGGGCGACCATATCGTCGCGGCGAAGGCCGCCTTCGGTTCGTGCCGCTGGCTCGTCGATCATCTCTGCCCGCGCTTCGGGATCGAAGCGACCGTCGTCGATGGCCGCGACAACGACGCATGGGAAAGGGCGATCCGGCCGAACACCAAGGTCTTCTTCTTCGAAACCCCGGCCAATCCGACGATGGATATCGTCGACATGAAGCATGTCTGCGGGCTGGCGAAAGCGCACGGCATTACCAGCGTCGTCGATAACGCCTTCGCCACCGCGGTGCTCCAGCGCCCGATGGATTTCGGCGCCGACGTCGTCGCTTATTCGGCGACCAAGCTGATGGAGGGGCAGGGGCGCGTCCTCGCGGGCGCCGTCTGCGGGACCGAAAAGTTCATCAACGACGTGCTGCTGCCGTTCCAGCGCAACACCGGGCCCAATCTGTCGCCGTTCAACGCGTGGGTGGTGCTCAAGGGGCTCGAGACGCTCGACCTGCGCGCGCGGCGCCAGTCGGAAAATGCGCTCGCGGTCGGCAAGGCGATCGAGAGCCGCGTCGCGCGGATGCTCCATCCGGGGCTGCCCAGCCACCCGCAGCATGATCTGGCGAAAAGCCAGATGGAGGATTGCGGTCCGATCTTCGCCTTCGAACTGGCGGGCGGCAGCGATCAGGCGATGGCGTTCCTCAACGCGCTCGAACTCGTCGACATCAGCAATAATATCGGCGATTCGCGCAGCCTGTGCTGCCATCCGTGGACGACCACCCATTATGGTGTCAGCCCCGAAGTGCGGCTCGAGATGGGGGTCGGCGAAGGGCTGCTCCGCATTAATATCGGGCTCGAAGACCCGCGCGACGTGATCGCCGATCTGGACCAGGCATTGACCCGCGTCGGGCTTTAG
- a CDS encoding LysR family transcriptional regulator, which translates to MKRTHLPLNALRVFDAAARHLSFTRAADELAVTPAAVGQQIRALEDMLGVVLFRRTPKGLELTGEANAGLDALRQGFLQFEESVRAMQAGQSSQSLTIAAPRDLTAKWLAPRLARYSQQAPDVRFTLVSADGGIDFTEANLDLAIFWTDGAGEHEGVALSDPLMVTVAGPGSASETRIAWPGCPADEGEPALRLGDAGLAIDAAANGLGQANVPAMLAEADLAAGRIRLVRDAFTVKRGYWLVAPTPQWRQAKVKALVAALTA; encoded by the coding sequence ATGAAGCGCACGCACCTGCCCCTCAACGCGCTCCGCGTCTTCGACGCCGCTGCCCGGCACCTGAGCTTCACGCGCGCCGCCGACGAGCTGGCGGTGACCCCCGCCGCGGTGGGACAGCAGATTCGCGCGCTCGAGGATATGCTCGGCGTCGTGCTGTTCCGCCGCACGCCGAAGGGGCTGGAGCTGACGGGCGAGGCGAATGCCGGGCTCGACGCGCTGCGCCAGGGCTTTTTGCAGTTCGAGGAATCGGTGCGCGCGATGCAGGCGGGGCAATCGTCGCAGTCGCTGACGATCGCCGCGCCGCGCGACCTGACCGCCAAATGGCTCGCGCCGCGGCTCGCGCGTTACAGCCAGCAGGCGCCCGACGTGCGCTTTACCTTGGTGTCCGCCGACGGCGGGATCGACTTCACCGAAGCAAATCTCGACCTCGCGATCTTCTGGACCGACGGCGCGGGCGAGCATGAAGGCGTCGCGCTTTCCGATCCGCTCATGGTCACCGTCGCGGGTCCGGGAAGCGCGAGCGAGACGCGCATCGCATGGCCCGGCTGCCCCGCCGATGAAGGCGAACCCGCGCTGCGGCTGGGCGACGCCGGGCTGGCGATCGATGCCGCCGCGAACGGGCTGGGGCAGGCGAATGTCCCCGCGATGCTCGCCGAAGCTGATCTCGCGGCAGGCCGCATCCGTCTGGTGCGTGATGCTTTCACGGTGAAACGCGGCTATTGGCTTGTTGCGCCGACGCCGCAGTGGCGGCAGGCCAAGGTCAAGGCGCTGGTCGCCGCGCTCACCGCCTGA
- the apaG gene encoding Co2+/Mg2+ efflux protein ApaG, giving the protein MIDSFFPFAATTGSITVRVAVSYLPEQSHPALGRWFWAYHVRIENHGEDAVQLISRHWRISDGRGQTSEVEGEGVVGEQPLIVPGGAYDYVSGCPLPTPEGSMVGSYAMELGDGSQMLVAIPHFPLVAPATAS; this is encoded by the coding sequence ATGATCGACTCCTTCTTCCCCTTTGCGGCGACCACCGGGTCGATCACCGTTCGCGTCGCGGTCAGCTATCTGCCCGAACAGTCGCACCCCGCGCTCGGGCGCTGGTTCTGGGCCTATCACGTCCGCATCGAGAATCACGGCGAGGATGCGGTGCAGCTGATCAGCCGCCACTGGCGGATCAGCGACGGACGCGGCCAGACCAGCGAAGTCGAGGGCGAAGGCGTCGTCGGCGAACAGCCGCTGATCGTGCCGGGCGGCGCCTATGATTATGTGTCGGGCTGTCCGCTGCCGACTCCCGAAGGGTCGATGGTCGGCAGCTATGCGATGGAACTGGGCGACGGATCGCAGATGCTCGTCGCCATCCCGCATTTCCCGCTCGTGGCGCCCGCGACCGCGTCATGA
- a CDS encoding phosphoribosyltransferase family protein, protein MSDDKIFISANELLADSLRLGMQVVGSDFRPTHLVGIWRGGAPVGIAVQELLDYHGHHCDHIAIRTSSYKGIDQQDPQVKVFALGYLIDTLNPDDRLLIIDDVFDSGRSIRAFIAELKARCRHNMPRDIRIATVWFKPGRNVTDLRPDFFVHETDRWLIFPHEIDGLTNEEIRRHKPEAAIILGKEKEPNA, encoded by the coding sequence ATGAGCGACGACAAAATCTTCATCAGCGCCAACGAACTGCTCGCCGACTCGCTGCGTCTCGGGATGCAGGTGGTGGGCAGCGATTTCAGGCCGACGCACCTCGTCGGCATCTGGCGCGGCGGCGCGCCGGTCGGGATCGCGGTGCAGGAACTGCTCGACTATCACGGCCACCATTGCGACCATATCGCGATCCGCACCTCCTCCTACAAAGGCATCGACCAGCAGGACCCGCAAGTGAAGGTGTTCGCGCTCGGCTACCTGATCGACACGCTCAATCCCGACGACCGGCTGCTGATTATCGACGATGTGTTCGACAGCGGTCGCAGCATCCGCGCCTTCATCGCCGAATTGAAGGCGCGCTGCCGCCACAATATGCCGCGCGACATCCGCATCGCCACCGTCTGGTTCAAGCCCGGCCGCAATGTCACCGATCTCCGCCCCGATTTCTTCGTTCACGAAACCGACCGCTGGCTGATCTTCCCGCACGAGATAGACGGGCTGACGAACGAGGAAATCCGCCGACACAAGCCCGAGGCGGCGATCATCCTAGGGAAAGAGAAGGAGCCAAATGCATGA
- a CDS encoding DUF417 family protein, with translation MRKILNGLPPQTFAIGALRWSMVFIFAFFGVAKFASYEAEGVAGIAMHHPLFAWMYPLIGVQGTSNVIGTIELTTGGLIALGLWSHRLGLLGGMMGMGTFLVTLSFSFGASLWEDGFGFPFMGSTAQFLFKDAVLLAACLALTLHAGHTLRQRDAGFAV, from the coding sequence ATGCGTAAAATTTTGAACGGCCTTCCGCCTCAAACATTCGCTATTGGCGCGCTGCGCTGGTCGATGGTGTTTATCTTCGCCTTTTTCGGAGTAGCGAAATTCGCTTCCTATGAAGCGGAAGGCGTTGCGGGCATCGCCATGCACCATCCGCTCTTCGCCTGGATGTATCCGCTGATCGGGGTTCAGGGGACGAGCAATGTGATCGGCACGATCGAACTGACGACCGGCGGGCTGATCGCGCTCGGGCTCTGGTCGCATCGATTGGGATTACTCGGCGGGATGATGGGAATGGGTACCTTCCTCGTTACGCTCAGCTTCAGTTTTGGCGCGTCGTTGTGGGAAGACGGATTTGGCTTTCCTTTCATGGGTTCGACAGCGCAATTCTTGTTCAAGGACGCCGTCCTGCTAGCTGCCTGTCTGGCGCTGACGCTGCATGCAGGGCACACCCTGCGTCAGCGAGACGCCGGGTTCGCGGTCTGA
- a CDS encoding adenosine deaminase produces MHEGFASREERAALIAELPKAELHLQIEGSLEPALMFELAQRNRVAIPFASVEEVRAAYAFSNLQDFLDIYYQGMGVLHREQDFHDLTAAYLAHAHADNVRHVEIFFDPQGHTARGVAFGTVVAGITRALDDAEASYGMTSKLIMCFLRHLSEDEAEATLDAALPYLDRIAGVGLDSSEVGHPPAKFERVFARAKRLGLKTVAHAGEEGPPEYVREALDLLKVDRIDHGNRSLEDPALVARLAAEGMTLTVCPLSNLKLCVVDDIAAHPLKTMLDAGLKATVNSDDPSYFGGYVGANYQAVADALDLSRDELVTLARNSFTGSFLSDADKAKHMTAIDACA; encoded by the coding sequence ATGCATGAAGGTTTCGCCTCGCGCGAAGAACGCGCCGCCTTAATAGCGGAACTGCCCAAGGCAGAACTGCACCTCCAAATCGAAGGATCGCTCGAACCCGCGCTGATGTTCGAGCTGGCGCAGCGCAACCGGGTCGCGATCCCCTTTGCCAGCGTCGAGGAAGTGCGCGCGGCCTATGCCTTCTCGAACCTCCAGGATTTTCTCGACATCTATTATCAGGGCATGGGCGTGCTCCACCGCGAGCAGGACTTCCATGACCTGACCGCCGCATACCTCGCGCACGCGCATGCCGACAATGTCCGGCACGTCGAGATTTTCTTCGATCCGCAGGGGCACACGGCGCGGGGCGTCGCCTTCGGCACCGTTGTCGCGGGCATCACACGCGCGCTCGACGATGCCGAAGCGAGCTACGGCATGACGTCGAAGCTCATCATGTGCTTTCTCCGCCACCTCAGCGAGGACGAGGCCGAAGCGACGCTCGACGCGGCGCTGCCATATCTCGATCGCATCGCCGGCGTCGGGCTCGACTCGTCCGAAGTCGGGCATCCTCCCGCCAAGTTCGAACGCGTCTTCGCACGCGCGAAGCGACTGGGCCTCAAGACCGTCGCGCACGCCGGCGAGGAAGGGCCGCCCGAATATGTCCGCGAAGCGCTCGATCTCTTGAAGGTCGATCGCATCGACCATGGCAATCGCAGCCTCGAGGACCCCGCGCTCGTCGCGCGGCTCGCCGCCGAAGGCATGACGCTGACCGTCTGCCCGCTCTCGAACCTCAAGCTCTGCGTCGTCGACGACATCGCCGCCCATCCGCTGAAGACCATGCTCGATGCGGGTCTCAAGGCCACGGTGAACAGCGACGATCCCAGCTATTTCGGCGGCTATGTCGGCGCCAATTACCAGGCGGTCGCCGATGCGCTCGACCTGTCGAGGGACGAACTCGTCACGCTCGCGCGCAACAGCTTTACCGGATCGTTCCTGAGCGATGCCGACAAGGCGAAGCATATGACCGCGATCGACGCCTGCGCCTGA